From the genome of Polyodon spathula isolate WHYD16114869_AA chromosome 14, ASM1765450v1, whole genome shotgun sequence, one region includes:
- the LOC121327410 gene encoding B-cell lymphoma/leukemia 10-like, with translation MDVPHLTEDEMAEIKKDVLERLRPYLCDKIMAERHFDYLRAKKILTREDTEEISCRTTSKKKTGKLLDYLAENPRGLDTLIESIQRGRIQNFIITKITDEVQKVKNERLESIKAGATCSSCMPPKCMDATNNLSRTFSFESNYDKGKDSTLLFHPEGEWSPGTSTAVCSMNLPYGSVLEKGTRVTSSSVSSTLPKPGDPGAPALPDELQPEPEGTCGSTSSDAQFQPLRSRSLSTSQPHFS, from the exons GTACTAGAACGATTGAGACCATATCTGTGTGATAAAATTATGGCTGAAAGACATTTTGATTACCTGCGTGCGAAGAAGATCCTGACCAGAGAGGACACAGAGGAGATCAGCTGCAGAACCACAAGCAAAAAGAAGACTGGAAAGCTGCTTGACTATCTGGCGGAGAACCCAAGGGGTCTGGACACTCTGATTGAATCCATCCAACGTGGGAGAATCCAGAATTTCATCATCACTAAAATCACTGATGAAGTACAGAAGGTCAAAAATGAAAGACTAGAAAGCATAAAAG CTGGAGCCACCTGTAGCAGCTGCATGCCACCCAAGTGTATGGATGCAACAAACAACCTCTCCAGAACATTTTCATTTGAGTCCAATTATGATAAAGGCAAAGATTCCACCTTGCTGTTCCATCCTGAAGGGGAATGGAGTCCTGGCACGTCCACTGCTGTTTGCTCAATGAATTTGCCGTATGGGTCCGTGTTGGAAAAGGGAACTAGAGTAACTAGTAGCAGCGTGTCTTCCACGCTTCCAAAGCCTGGAGACCCGGGGGCCCCAGCGCTCCCTGATGAGCTGCAGCCAGAGCCCGAGGGGACCTGTGGAAGCACCAGCAGTGATGCACAGTTTCAACCACTCCGCTCGAGGTCTCTGTCAACATCACAGCCTCACTTTTCCTAA